One window from the genome of Gloeocapsa sp. DLM2.Bin57 encodes:
- a CDS encoding molecular chaperone DnaJ — protein sequence MSEQSPYEQLGVGENASFEEIQDAKKRLTLEYQNEPKIVQTIEAAYDSIIMDRLRMRQEGKIKVPDQIRFPEKSLENLTSIDSEPIPTPPNWLKRLLDNPSVSEIIWPGVIFLLLSVITVLVKTDVNSPISLLLAFGFGANIYFLNRKERLFGRAFLISLLGLCLGLGIGYGLANLLITPNTGIIFNQEQFACLFTFCLFWLISSFIR from the coding sequence GTGAGCGAGCAAAGTCCCTATGAACAACTAGGAGTAGGCGAAAACGCTTCCTTTGAAGAAATTCAAGATGCTAAAAAACGTCTTACCCTAGAATATCAGAACGAACCGAAAATCGTGCAAACTATCGAAGCCGCCTATGATAGCATTATCATGGATCGCTTACGTATGCGTCAAGAAGGTAAAATTAAAGTTCCCGATCAGATTCGCTTTCCGGAGAAATCCTTAGAAAATCTGACTAGTATAGACTCTGAACCTATTCCCACACCTCCTAATTGGCTAAAACGTTTATTAGATAACCCATCAGTTTCAGAGATAATCTGGCCTGGAGTAATATTTTTACTTTTATCAGTAATCACAGTTTTAGTTAAAACAGACGTCAATTCTCCTATATCCTTATTACTAGCTTTTGGGTTTGGGGCTAATATTTACTTTCTTAACCGTAAAGAAAGACTCTTCGGTAGAGCTTTTTTAATTTCTCTTTTAGGTTTATGTCTCGGTTTAGGTATAGGTTACGGGTTAGCCAATCTTCTGATTACCCCAAATACAGGTATTATTTTTAATCAAGAACAATTTGCTTGTTTATTTACTTTTTGTCTGTTTTGGTTAATCAGTAGTTTTATCCGTTAA
- a CDS encoding TldD/PmbA family protein yields MVEIKDLLDQLIRRYGQRVDFLAIRVEESNGTNLVLRNNQIETLSEAIALGGQVRVCHRGGWGFASFNDLSSLATQIEQAIASAKLVGDEETILAEVEPVVVNCSLPLVGVAPSLIPLVQKKELCHRYNDILRSYHHSITTTSVAYSDINQKVIIATSEGAMIEQSWSDLEMRFTATARKSDQLQTGRETTGSRLGYQDLESLDDQVRSAADRAVVALDLPSVRGDTYNVVIDPILTGLFVHEAFGHLSEADMLYENPDLLEVMTLGKKFGPPELQILDGASPVGHRGSYYYDDEGTPATTTQLIQDGVLVGRLHSRETAGKLGEKPTGNARCLNYHYPPIVRMTNTWIERGKTPVADLFSDIKTGIYARNWLGGMTNGEMFTFTAGEAWMIRQGKIAEPVKDVTLSGNVFKTLAQIEAIGDDFYWDESGGCGKGGQSGLAVGCGGPSLRIRDVVVGGE; encoded by the coding sequence ATGGTAGAAATTAAAGATCTTCTGGATCAATTAATTAGACGTTATGGTCAAAGGGTAGATTTTTTAGCGATTCGTGTCGAAGAATCTAATGGAACTAATCTAGTCCTAAGAAATAATCAGATCGAAACCCTCAGCGAGGCGATCGCTCTAGGAGGACAAGTGAGAGTCTGTCATCGCGGTGGTTGGGGTTTTGCTAGCTTTAACGACCTTTCTAGTTTAGCGACTCAAATCGAACAAGCGATCGCTTCGGCTAAATTAGTAGGAGATGAAGAAACTATCCTCGCTGAAGTTGAACCTGTGGTGGTTAATTGTTCTTTACCCCTAGTAGGAGTTGCTCCTAGTTTAATCCCTTTGGTCCAGAAAAAGGAACTGTGCCATCGCTACAACGACATTTTACGCAGTTATCACCATAGTATCACCACTACTTCTGTTGCTTATAGCGATATCAACCAAAAAGTGATAATCGCTACCTCCGAAGGTGCAATGATTGAACAATCCTGGTCAGATTTAGAGATGCGCTTTACTGCTACAGCCAGAAAAAGCGATCAACTACAAACTGGTCGAGAAACCACGGGTTCACGTCTTGGCTATCAAGACTTAGAAAGCCTTGATGATCAAGTCCGTAGCGCTGCTGATCGCGCCGTAGTAGCCCTTGATTTACCCTCAGTACGGGGAGATACCTATAACGTGGTTATTGACCCTATTTTAACGGGATTATTCGTTCATGAAGCCTTTGGACATCTTTCTGAAGCGGATATGCTTTATGAAAATCCCGACTTACTCGAAGTCATGACTCTAGGTAAAAAATTTGGACCACCTGAACTACAAATCCTTGATGGGGCTTCACCAGTTGGACATCGAGGCAGTTATTATTATGATGACGAAGGTACACCCGCTACTACTACTCAATTAATCCAAGATGGAGTCTTAGTAGGACGTCTGCACTCTCGGGAAACCGCAGGAAAATTAGGAGAAAAACCCACAGGTAACGCGCGCTGTCTGAATTATCATTATCCCCCTATTGTGCGTATGACCAATACCTGGATTGAACGAGGTAAAACACCTGTTGCTGATTTATTTAGTGACATTAAAACTGGTATATACGCTCGTAACTGGTTAGGGGGAATGACTAACGGAGAAATGTTTACTTTTACCGCGGGAGAAGCTTGGATGATTCGTCAGGGTAAAATCGCTGAACCGGTTAAAGATGTCACTCTCTCAGGTAATGTTTTTAAAACTCTAGCCCAAATTGAAGCCATTGGGGATGATTTTTATTGGGATGAGTCGGGAGGTTGTGGTAAAGGTGGACAAAGTGGACTAGCTGTAGGTTGTGGTGGTCCTAGTCTGCGTATTCGTGATGTAGTTGTTGGTGGAGAGTAG
- the nusB gene encoding transcription antitermination protein NusB, giving the protein MPKIQPRRVAREIALLSLSQIQDKDKVRDMELSTLVLSAIRTLSNEIHEVLETAAAEVQRANERLLSSETRATDINSARAILQDALELTQNSINRLGYAVELPEFMQLANQAEVREYALELITTVKRRNQEIETTVENVLSNWQFSRIAKIDQDILKIAVAEMLYLDIPDKVAINEAVEIAKRYSDSEGYRFINGVLRKVTNYHNKIASKELL; this is encoded by the coding sequence ATGCCTAAAATACAACCACGTCGAGTCGCTCGTGAAATTGCTCTATTGAGTTTGAGTCAAATTCAAGATAAAGACAAAGTTCGCGACATGGAATTGAGCACCCTCGTTTTGAGTGCGATTCGTACCCTCAGTAACGAAATACACGAAGTCCTTGAAACAGCAGCAGCTGAAGTTCAAAGGGCTAATGAACGTCTGCTCAGTAGTGAAACTCGTGCTACAGATATTAATAGTGCGCGAGCTATACTCCAAGACGCCTTAGAATTAACCCAAAATTCCATCAATCGTCTTGGTTATGCAGTAGAATTACCAGAGTTTATGCAGTTAGCTAATCAAGCAGAAGTGCGCGAATATGCTCTAGAATTAATTACTACCGTTAAACGCAGAAACCAGGAAATAGAAACAACCGTAGAAAATGTCCTCTCCAATTGGCAATTTAGTAGAATAGCTAAAATTGACCAGGATATACTTAAAATAGCAGTAGCAGAAATGCTCTACCTAGATATACCCGATAAAGTAGCTATTAATGAAGCGGTAGAAATAGCTAAACGTTACTCAGATAGTGAAGGTTATCGCTTTATTAATGGAGTGCTACGGAAAGTAACTAACTATCATAATAAAATAGCCTCTAAAGAATTATTATAA
- a CDS encoding HAD family hydrolase: MLRLITDFDGPIMDVSERYYRVYQFCLATVKDTDQEVTELSKADFWRFKRGRIPEKEIGILSGLKPTQAQDFARLRRKTVHSLPYLGYDRIQPDAREVLTRIQNLGIDLVVMTMRRTSELLEPFRRYNLEGFFPENRRYCLANDYVKSTDVQDKPLLMGKALQELPEVKDTWMVGDTEADIIAAKTHNLKVIGVLSGIRDREQLLKYEPDYIVANLTEAVEVITAVVPAMT, translated from the coding sequence ATGTTAAGACTAATTACTGATTTTGATGGTCCAATCATGGATGTATCTGAGCGTTATTATCGTGTTTACCAATTTTGTTTAGCAACGGTAAAAGACACTGATCAAGAGGTTACAGAATTAAGTAAAGCTGATTTTTGGCGATTTAAACGAGGGCGCATTCCTGAAAAGGAAATTGGCATTTTATCGGGTTTAAAACCCACTCAAGCTCAAGATTTTGCTCGTTTACGTCGTAAAACTGTCCATAGTTTACCTTATTTAGGTTATGATCGAATTCAACCAGACGCTAGGGAGGTTTTAACTCGTATTCAAAATCTCGGTATTGATTTAGTGGTTATGACTATGCGTCGAACTAGTGAACTCCTTGAACCTTTTCGGCGTTATAACTTAGAAGGGTTTTTCCCTGAAAATCGACGTTATTGTTTAGCTAATGATTACGTTAAAAGTACTGACGTTCAAGATAAACCTTTACTCATGGGGAAGGCTTTACAAGAATTACCCGAGGTAAAAGATACTTGGATGGTTGGAGATACTGAAGCCGATATCATCGCAGCTAAAACCCATAATCTCAAAGTAATTGGCGTTCTTTCAGGTATCCGCGATCGCGAACAACTGTTAAAATATGAACCTGATTACATCGTGGCTAATTTAACTGAAGCGGTGGAGGTGATCACTGCCGTTGTTCCGGCAATGACCTAA
- a CDS encoding DUF502 domain-containing protein, protein MLQRFKQDLKNDLIAGLLVVIPLATTIWLTYTIATWVINFLTRIPKQLNPFTLNPFLNNLLNFFVGLIVPLLFILIIGLMARNIVGRWLLGTGEQVLQAIPLAGSIYKTLKQILETLLQDSKTKFRRVVMLEYPRKGIWSLGFVTGIVTPKIQSHLNQPLLSVFIPTTPNPTSGWYAIIPESEVMTVNISIEDAFKILISGGIVSPDSPPSTNKTLTPIRPPIALETIREKES, encoded by the coding sequence GTGCTGCAACGTTTCAAGCAAGACCTCAAAAATGACCTGATTGCAGGACTCTTAGTAGTTATCCCTCTAGCTACTACGATTTGGTTAACCTATACGATCGCCACCTGGGTGATCAACTTTTTAACGCGTATCCCTAAACAACTCAATCCCTTTACCCTTAATCCCTTTTTAAATAACCTTCTGAATTTTTTTGTTGGTTTAATCGTACCTCTATTATTTATTTTAATCATCGGGTTAATGGCTCGTAATATAGTAGGTAGATGGTTACTAGGGACAGGAGAACAAGTCTTACAAGCGATCCCCTTAGCAGGATCTATTTATAAAACCCTTAAACAAATCCTCGAAACCCTCTTACAAGACTCTAAAACCAAATTTCGACGGGTAGTTATGCTGGAATATCCTCGTAAAGGTATTTGGTCTCTAGGTTTCGTTACAGGGATAGTAACTCCTAAAATCCAATCCCATCTCAATCAACCCCTCTTGAGTGTTTTTATTCCCACTACACCAAATCCCACCTCGGGGTGGTATGCTATTATACCAGAATCAGAAGTCATGACCGTTAACATATCTATTGAAGACGCTTTTAAAATTCTGATTTCAGGAGGGATAGTCAGTCCTGACTCTCCCCCTTCTACAAACAAGACTCTCACACCAATTCGTCCTCCCATTGCTCTAGAAACAATTAGGGAAAAAGAGAGTTAA
- a CDS encoding DegT/DnrJ/EryC1/StrS family aminotransferase codes for MDEKRNIALFAPATDVQEWEALREPLLNGHLISGARVEAFEREFARKHRVRYAIATNNGTSSLHLILVALGIQEGDEVIISAFSWVSAINVVLYCGATPVLVDINPDTFNLDIQEVANQIGKRTKAIIVSHSFGLCANLQAIAALAPEIPIIEDATCAIGSQYGYNYAGSIGVAGAFSFHSRQIITTGDGGMVTTNDEQIAEKIMALRNHGASLSAAQQKLGPKPYLAPSFNLLGFDYLLSDLQGAIGLIQLQKLDDLLSFRQYWAEYYYQQLKDLPWLKLPRAPEGYTHSWQKYVCCINEEISPLSRNQIMEFLQVQGISTRPANLAIHTLTYNQIRFGFEEADYPTARDCALKSLTIPLHNRMSSADFEYVVKKLQQI; via the coding sequence ATGGACGAAAAACGTAATATTGCTTTATTCGCTCCAGCAACTGATGTACAAGAATGGGAAGCACTGCGAGAACCTCTACTCAATGGTCATCTGATTTCAGGAGCAAGGGTAGAAGCTTTTGAGAGAGAATTTGCGCGAAAACATCGAGTCAGATACGCGATCGCCACTAATAATGGTACTAGTTCTTTACATCTAATTCTGGTAGCTTTAGGTATCCAAGAAGGAGATGAGGTCATTATCTCCGCTTTTAGTTGGGTATCAGCTATCAACGTTGTCCTCTATTGTGGTGCTACTCCCGTTTTAGTAGATATCAACCCTGATACTTTTAACCTAGATATTCAAGAAGTAGCCAATCAAATCGGTAAACGCACTAAAGCTATTATCGTTAGTCATTCCTTTGGTTTGTGTGCTAATTTACAAGCTATTGCCGCTTTAGCACCAGAAATCCCCATCATCGAAGACGCTACCTGTGCGATAGGTAGTCAATATGGTTATAATTATGCAGGTTCAATTGGGGTAGCGGGAGCATTTTCTTTTCATTCACGTCAAATCATCACAACAGGTGATGGTGGTATGGTTACCACTAATGATGAGCAAATCGCTGAGAAAATCATGGCTCTACGTAATCACGGTGCTAGTTTGTCAGCAGCTCAACAAAAATTAGGACCAAAACCTTATTTAGCCCCTAGTTTTAATCTCCTCGGTTTTGATTATCTCTTAAGTGATTTACAAGGAGCGATTGGCTTAATTCAACTACAAAAGTTAGATGATTTGTTAAGTTTTCGCCAATATTGGGCAGAATATTATTATCAACAACTTAAAGATCTTCCCTGGTTGAAACTACCCCGAGCACCAGAGGGTTATACTCATAGTTGGCAAAAATACGTTTGTTGTATCAACGAGGAAATCTCCCCTTTATCTCGCAATCAAATCATGGAATTTTTACAAGTACAAGGGATTAGTACTCGTCCTGCTAATTTAGCTATTCATACTCTAACTTATAATCAAATTAGATTTGGTTTTGAAGAGGCAGATTACCCTACCGCTAGAGACTGCGCCTTAAAATCCTTAACTATTCCTCTACATAATCGTATGAGTAGCGCTGACTTTGAGTACGTGGTTAAAAAGTTACAACAAATTTGA
- a CDS encoding peroxiredoxin, protein MVLAAGTIAPDFSTVDDQGNAVSLGDFKGKIVVLYFYPKDDTPGCTKEAQSFRDNYDQYQGKDMVVLGVSMDDQASHKLFKEKYGLPFQLLVDSDGAITKAYDVDGGGYSKRVTYIIDAEGKISVVDDNVKTATHAQDILSTLG, encoded by the coding sequence ATGGTTTTAGCCGCAGGTACAATAGCCCCTGATTTTAGCACCGTTGATGATCAAGGTAATGCAGTTTCTTTGGGGGATTTTAAAGGAAAAATCGTCGTTTTATACTTTTATCCCAAAGACGATACCCCCGGTTGTACTAAAGAAGCTCAAAGCTTTAGAGATAATTATGACCAATACCAAGGTAAAGACATGGTAGTCTTGGGAGTAAGTATGGATGATCAAGCTTCTCACAAGCTGTTCAAGGAAAAATATGGCTTACCTTTTCAATTGTTGGTAGATTCCGACGGTGCGATTACTAAAGCTTATGATGTTGATGGGGGTGGCTATTCTAAACGTGTTACCTATATCATCGACGCTGAAGGCAAAATCAGTGTTGTGGATGACAATGTTAAAACCGCTACTCACGCTCAAGATATTCTCTCTACCCTAGGTTAA
- the ftsY gene encoding signal recognition particle-docking protein FtsY — MFNWFKRQFGAQQSNSPEEVTQATPPTETPESPTTEDAQTWVESAYENIQNEEIVEDETPPEFDQEFIWSAEILARQGRKPTEISSEEINWLKRLNQGLSKTRRGLVNQLKAITGQGPLNEQAVSQLEDILLQADVGIEATDLIINNLQAKIKSESLPPEQAINELKTIMRDILDKPLANTENPLLIPKKEGLNIWLLTGVNGAGKTTTIGKLAHLAQKSGYSCLIAAADTFRAAAVEQVKIWGERSGTSVIANPGNNTDPAAVVFDGISAAQARDIQLLLVDTAGRLQNKQNLMQELSKIRGIITKKAPQASVESLLVLDSTLGQNGLRQAQVFSESAQLTGVILTKLDSTAKGGVAIAVSQQLNLPIRFIGAGEGINDLRPFSSYEFVEALLND, encoded by the coding sequence ATGTTTAATTGGTTTAAGCGTCAATTTGGCGCACAACAAAGCAATTCACCTGAAGAAGTAACTCAAGCAACTCCACCCACGGAAACCCCAGAAAGTCCAACCACGGAAGATGCTCAAACCTGGGTAGAGTCCGCTTATGAGAATATCCAAAACGAAGAAATAGTCGAGGATGAAACCCCACCAGAGTTTGACCAAGAATTTATCTGGTCAGCAGAAATCCTCGCTAGACAGGGAAGAAAACCTACAGAAATATCTTCAGAAGAGATAAATTGGTTAAAACGTCTCAATCAAGGATTGAGTAAAACTCGTCGTGGTTTAGTTAACCAACTCAAGGCGATCACAGGACAAGGTCCTCTTAACGAACAAGCAGTCTCACAACTTGAAGATATACTCCTACAAGCAGACGTAGGTATAGAAGCTACAGACTTAATTATTAATAATCTGCAAGCCAAAATTAAATCAGAATCCCTCCCCCCTGAACAAGCAATCAATGAATTAAAAACTATCATGAGGGATATACTAGACAAACCCCTAGCTAACACCGAAAACCCCCTGTTGATTCCCAAAAAAGAAGGACTCAATATCTGGTTATTAACAGGAGTCAATGGCGCAGGAAAAACCACTACTATTGGTAAATTAGCTCATCTAGCCCAAAAATCAGGCTATAGCTGCTTGATCGCCGCTGCTGATACTTTTCGTGCTGCTGCTGTAGAACAAGTCAAAATCTGGGGAGAACGTAGTGGAACTAGTGTAATTGCTAACCCTGGTAATAACACTGACCCGGCAGCAGTAGTGTTTGATGGGATTAGCGCTGCACAAGCTAGAGATATCCAACTATTACTAGTAGATACCGCAGGAAGATTGCAAAATAAACAAAATCTGATGCAAGAATTAAGCAAAATTAGGGGAATAATAACTAAGAAAGCACCCCAAGCTAGTGTAGAATCACTGCTAGTCTTAGACTCAACCCTAGGGCAAAATGGACTACGTCAAGCCCAAGTCTTCTCAGAATCAGCTCAATTAACAGGGGTAATTCTGACTAAACTTGATAGTACCGCTAAAGGAGGAGTAGCGATCGCCGTATCCCAACAACTCAATTTACCCATTCGTTTTATCGGAGCAGGAGAAGGGATCAACGATTTACGCCCCTTTTCTAGTTATGAATTCGTAGAAGCTTTACTCAATGATTAA
- a CDS encoding guanylate cyclase, whose protein sequence is MTVSPIPSEPSEEDNFVSEGTPVIALKELVARLYREQNKIQNLLSSLGFALRSFNNLNQFLELTPLMAARVTDAEGGALILFNAQGQIRLEQLHCHNSKKGEQISQKLAKVSKTLTLTPSNPQGMAKILLPCPAAVDEHIRKALGTDIQVFGTPILVKNAERGRLYIFSSHSEYQWNSTRRKLLQLVSDQTAVAIANHELTVQLRAKERQDRELEIASEIQLRLLPRQCPKIKGAQLAAKCKTASRVGGDYYDFIPVNYDQLNSQDNSVPWSIVIGDVMGKGVPAGLIMTMTRGMLRAEVLNRHSPAQIMQHLNRVMYDDLENSRRFVTLFYSEYNPKTQIISYTNAAHNPPLLWQAATGLIKTLDTKGMLIGLVPDSEYEYSQLQLAPGDTIMYYTDGFTDAVNNYGERFDEDNLHHAFAWACQNLENPQEILDYLFQEVDNFIGSGNKIIDDMTLVIMRVQSNLL, encoded by the coding sequence ATGACGGTATCGCCTATCCCTAGTGAACCTTCAGAAGAAGATAATTTTGTTTCTGAAGGAACTCCTGTAATAGCATTAAAAGAGCTCGTAGCAAGATTGTATAGAGAACAAAACAAAATCCAAAATCTGTTAAGTTCTTTGGGTTTTGCTTTGCGTAGTTTTAATAACCTCAATCAGTTTTTAGAACTTACTCCCCTAATGGCAGCTAGAGTGACAGACGCTGAAGGAGGAGCATTGATTTTATTTAATGCTCAAGGTCAAATACGTTTAGAACAACTCCATTGTCATAATAGTAAAAAAGGAGAACAAATTAGTCAAAAATTAGCCAAAGTCAGCAAGACTTTAACTCTGACACCGAGTAACCCCCAAGGTATGGCTAAAATACTCTTACCTTGTCCTGCTGCCGTAGATGAACATATTCGTAAAGCACTAGGAACAGATATTCAAGTGTTTGGCACACCGATTTTAGTCAAAAATGCTGAACGAGGACGTCTCTATATCTTTAGTAGTCACTCAGAGTATCAGTGGAACTCAACTAGACGCAAGTTATTACAACTGGTATCAGACCAAACCGCAGTAGCGATCGCCAATCACGAGTTAACGGTACAACTACGGGCTAAAGAAAGACAGGATCGAGAATTAGAAATCGCCTCAGAAATTCAATTGCGTCTCTTACCGAGACAATGTCCCAAAATCAAAGGGGCCCAATTAGCGGCTAAATGTAAAACTGCTAGTCGGGTTGGGGGTGATTATTATGACTTTATTCCCGTTAACTACGATCAACTCAATAGTCAAGATAATTCTGTACCTTGGAGTATCGTTATTGGTGATGTGATGGGTAAAGGTGTTCCCGCGGGCTTAATTATGACTATGACCAGAGGTATGCTACGAGCAGAAGTACTTAACCGGCACTCTCCAGCTCAGATTATGCAACATCTCAATAGAGTAATGTACGACGATTTAGAGAACTCTCGACGCTTCGTTACACTATTTTATTCAGAATATAACCCTAAAACTCAAATCATCTCCTATACTAACGCTGCCCATAACCCACCCTTATTATGGCAAGCCGCCACGGGTTTAATTAAAACCTTAGATACCAAAGGAATGTTAATCGGATTAGTACCAGATTCTGAATATGAATACTCCCAACTACAACTAGCCCCAGGTGATACGATTATGTATTATACTGATGGTTTTACCGATGCGGTTAATAATTATGGCGAACGTTTTGATGAGGATAATCTTCATCATGCTTTTGCTTGGGCTTGTCAAAATCTAGAAAACCCCCAAGAAATCCTAGACTATTTATTCCAAGAAGTCGATAATTTTATCGGTTCAGGTAATAAAATAATTGATGATATGACCTTAGTAATTATGCGTGTCCAATCAAATTTGTTGTAA